The proteins below are encoded in one region of Microbispora sp. NBC_01189:
- a CDS encoding FAD-binding oxidoreductase: MSPNTRLIKESFALVEPVAGRAAAYFYGLLFAHCPSLRGMFPPDMAAPRGRLFDVLRRIVRELDSPERLTPYLARLGRDQRRHGFSPEHHTAAGAALLATMRRFAARIWTEETEAAWTEAYAMASRIITDAAAAETTPPWWLAEVIGHEPRCRDLAVLTLRPSQPMDFVPGQHVTVQTARWPRVWRRFSIGNAPRADGTLRLHVRAVPGGWVSSALVRHTRPGDQLLLGPPAGTMAPPESDRDILCVAGGTGLAPLKAVMEHVIASGRRPNIHLLFGVRHAGDLYDMPDLARMAAGFPWLRVLPVVSDDPAYRGLRGRLPDVVDAFPPWAGHEVYVCGPPPMVDETVRRLRCSGVPFARIHRDTDPERDRDWRDPTETASTPDRFLAGFESKT, from the coding sequence ATGTCGCCGAACACGCGCCTGATCAAGGAAAGCTTCGCGCTCGTCGAACCCGTCGCGGGGCGGGCCGCCGCGTACTTCTACGGACTGCTGTTCGCGCACTGCCCCAGCCTGCGCGGGATGTTCCCGCCGGACATGGCGGCGCCGCGCGGCCGGCTCTTCGACGTTCTCCGGAGGATCGTCCGGGAGCTCGACAGCCCCGAGAGGCTGACGCCCTATCTCGCCCGGCTGGGCCGCGACCAGCGCAGGCACGGCTTCTCCCCCGAGCACCACACGGCCGCCGGCGCCGCCCTGCTCGCCACCATGAGGCGCTTCGCCGCGCGGATCTGGACCGAGGAGACCGAGGCCGCCTGGACCGAGGCGTATGCCATGGCCTCGCGGATCATCACGGACGCGGCCGCGGCGGAGACCACTCCCCCGTGGTGGCTGGCGGAGGTGATCGGCCACGAGCCGCGCTGCCGCGACCTCGCGGTCCTCACCCTCCGGCCGTCGCAGCCGATGGACTTCGTCCCCGGGCAGCACGTCACGGTGCAGACCGCCAGATGGCCGCGGGTGTGGCGGCGCTTCTCCATCGGCAACGCCCCCCGCGCGGACGGCACGCTGCGCCTGCACGTGCGGGCCGTGCCCGGCGGCTGGGTGAGCTCGGCTCTGGTGCGCCACACCCGCCCCGGCGACCAGCTGCTGCTCGGCCCGCCCGCGGGCACCATGGCGCCGCCCGAGTCGGACCGCGACATCCTGTGCGTCGCCGGCGGCACCGGGCTCGCGCCGCTCAAGGCCGTCATGGAGCACGTCATCGCCTCCGGCCGCCGCCCCAACATCCACCTGCTGTTCGGGGTACGGCACGCGGGCGACCTGTACGACATGCCCGACCTGGCGCGGATGGCGGCGGGCTTCCCCTGGCTGCGGGTGCTGCCGGTGGTCTCGGACGACCCCGCCTACCGGGGGCTGCGCGGCCGGCTCCCCGACGTCGTGGACGCGTTCCCCCCCTGGGCCGGGCACGAGGTGTACGTCTGCGGCCCGCCCCCCATGGTGGACGAGACCGTACGTCGCCTGCGGTGCTCGGGGGTGCCGTTCGCGCGGATCCACCGCGACACCGATCCGGAGCGGGACCGCGACTGGAGGGACCCGACCGAAACGGCGAGCACACCGGACCGATTCCTGGCAGGATTCGAATCGAAAACGTGA